CCGTGTATTTTATGAGTATAGAGAAAGCAAAATTCAGAAAACCTGTAGTGCCCGGCAACACTTTGATACTGGATGTAAAAGTGACACAAAAAAGGGGTAACGTCTGGCGGTTTACCGGCAAAGCCTCAGTGGATGGCACTGTGGTGTCAGAGGCTGAGTTTACTGCTATGGTTGTTGAGAAGGAAGCATAATCATGGAACCAGATATTCATCCTACTGCAATTGTGGGGCAAAACGCTAAACTCAGCGAGGATACGGTAATTGGCCCGTTTTGCATAATAGGAGATGACGTTTCAATAGGCAGAGGCACAAAGCTAATGTCAAACATAGTCTTAGACGGTGTTGTTGAGATTGGTGAGGATTGCCAGATTTATCCTTTTACAAGCATAGGACTTCCTCCCCAGGACTTAAAATACGATGGCAGACCAACTAAAATCAAGATAGGTAACAAAAACATAATACGTGAATACACAACAATTCACAGAGCCTCAGTAGGCGGAGACGGAGTAACAGAGATAGGAAATAAAAACTTCATAATGGCCTACGTTCATATAGCACATGACTGCAAACTGGGGCACTCGATAGTGATGGCAAATGCTGCAACACTGGCCGGACATGTGACAGTGGGTGATCATGCAGTGTTTGGCGGCATTGTGGCAGTGCATCAGTTTACACGTGTTGGGGCGTATGCGATGGTAGGGGGCTTTAGCGGGATAGGGCAGGACATCCCACCCTTTATGATGGCCTCAGGGCCTAGGGCACGGTTGTATGGGCCAAATGTCATAGGGTTAAAACGCCATGGTTTTACTGATGATAGGATTCAAAATCTGAAAAGAGCCTATAAAGTGCTTTTCAGAGACAAGCTTACTCTTAAAGAGGCACTTGATAAGGTTGAGAGTGAACTAGGCCATATTGAGGATATTAAAATGTTGACAGAGTTTATATCAAAAAATACAAGAGGAATTTGCAGGTAAATAAGATGGCAGGCAAACTATTAGGTTTAATTGCAGGTAAAGGGGATTTACCCCGTGCAATAGCAGAGGGGGCAAGGGCTAAGGGCTATGAGGTGTTTGCCATAGGGCT
The Nitrospirota bacterium genome window above contains:
- the lpxA gene encoding acyl-ACP--UDP-N-acetylglucosamine O-acyltransferase, which translates into the protein MEPDIHPTAIVGQNAKLSEDTVIGPFCIIGDDVSIGRGTKLMSNIVLDGVVEIGEDCQIYPFTSIGLPPQDLKYDGRPTKIKIGNKNIIREYTTIHRASVGGDGVTEIGNKNFIMAYVHIAHDCKLGHSIVMANAATLAGHVTVGDHAVFGGIVAVHQFTRVGAYAMVGGFSGIGQDIPPFMMASGPRARLYGPNVIGLKRHGFTDDRIQNLKRAYKVLFRDKLTLKEALDKVESELGHIEDIKMLTEFISKNTRGICR